The Esox lucius isolate fEsoLuc1 chromosome 5, fEsoLuc1.pri, whole genome shotgun sequence genome includes a region encoding these proteins:
- the six3a gene encoding homeobox protein SIX3a, translating to MVFRSPLELYPSHFFLPNFADRPVLLASSTPSTRSPEDLSMFALPTLNFSPEQVASVCETLEETGDIERLGRFLWSLPVAPGACEQINKHESILRARAVVAFHTGNFRDLYHILENHKFTKDSHGKLQAMWLESHYQEAEKLRGRPLGPVDKYRVRKKFPLPRTIWDGEQKTHCFKERTRSLLREWYLQDPYPNPSKKRELAQATGLTPTQVGNWFKNRRQRDRAAAAKNRLQHQGIGQNGMRSLSESGCTPHSSAESPSTAASPTTSISSMTERVDNGTSILSVTSSDSECDV from the exons ATGGTTTTCAGATCCCCTTTAGAGCTTTATCCCTCCCATTTCTTCCTGCCAAACTTCGCTGATCGCCCTGTGCTTTTGGCGAGCAGCACTCCTAGTACAAGGTCTCCAGAAGACTTGTCAATGTTTGCGCTACCGACACTCAACTTCTCTCCGGAGCAAGTGGCGAGCGTCTGCGAGACGCTGGAGGAAACCGGAGACATTGAACGGCTGGGACGATTCCTGTGGTCCCTACCGGTGGCACCGGGAGCCTGCGAGCAGATCAACAAGCATGAGTCTATCCTGCGAGCTCGCGCGGTGGTTGCTTTCCACACGGGGAATTTCCGAGACCTGTACCACATCTTGGAGAACCACAAGTTTACCAAGGATTCCCATGGCAAACTGCAGGCCATGTGGCTGGAGTCACATTACCAGGAGGCAGAAAAACTCCGCGGTCGCCCCTTAGGACCGGTTGACAAGTACAGGGTACGGAAGAAGTTTCCCCTGCCCAGGACCATCTGGGACGGCGAGCAGAAGACGCACTGTTTCAAAGAGAGGACACGCAGCCTGTTAAGGGAGTGGTACCTTCAGGACCCATACCCAAACCCCAGCAAGAAAAGGGAACTGGCTCAAGCCACTGGACTCACTCCTACACAGGTCGGAAATTGGTTTAAAAACCGGAGGCAACGAGACAGAGCCGCGGCAGCAAAAAACAG GCTTCAGCACCAAGGAATAGGACAGAACGGTATGCGGTCCCTTTCAGAATCCGGTTGTACTCCGCACAGCTCGGCGGAATCGCCGTCGACCGCGGCCAGTCCTACTACCAGCATCTCGAGTATGACAGAGCGAGTTGACAATGGAACGTCCATTCTTTCAGTAACCTCCAGTGACTCCGAATGCGACGTATga